Proteins from one Triticum aestivum cultivar Chinese Spring chromosome 7A, IWGSC CS RefSeq v2.1, whole genome shotgun sequence genomic window:
- the LOC123153360 gene encoding protein TRACHEARY ELEMENT DIFFERENTIATION-RELATED 7A, translating into MGLYPISVSSTEKANPILPSPKQKEQKKTHAPTPLPHLHPDPDPPLPARRRRLAPSPIAPPPPGSLPVAPPPPGSLLFAAPPPGSLPERHAAALLPPPAHRRRPAPSPSAPPPPGSLPQRAADRPLPQRASGRPLPQHAADCPIYPSAPPPAPSPSASSSSPWMAQLRLHHRGGGAAPSLRCSISCSSSSWYAQAPIRRDAPWRPTRLT; encoded by the exons atgggcctgtaCCCTATATCAGTGTCGTCTACC GAAAAAGCAAACCCCATCCTTCCCAGCCCAAagcaaaaagaacaaaaaaaaaccCACGCCCCCACCCCACTGCCCCATCTTCATCCAGACCCCGATCCCCCGctcccagcgcgccgccgccgcctggctcCCTCCCCCATCGCGCCTCCGCCGCCTGGCTCCCTCCCCGtcgcgcctccgccgcccggctccctcctCTTCGCGGCaccgccgcccggctccctccccgagcgccacgccgccgccctgctccctcctccagcgcaccgccgccgcccggctccctcccccagcgcgccgccgccgcccggctccctcccCCAGCGCGCCGCCGACCGGCCCCTCCCCCAGCGTGCCAGCGGCCGGCCCCTCCCCCAGCACGCCGCCGACTGCCCCATCTACCCTAGCGCGCcaccgccggccccctcccccagCGCGTCGTCGAGCAGCCCCTGGATGGCGCAACTCCGGCTGCACCATCGTGGTGGAGGCGCGGCGCCGTCTTTGAGATGCTCCAtcagctgctcctcctcctcctggtatGCACAAGCTCCAATTCGTCGAGATGCTCCGTGGAG GCCCACCAGACTCACATGA